A window of the Polaribacter batillariae genome harbors these coding sequences:
- a CDS encoding peptidylprolyl isomerase, which produces MNNGIYAKFTTAKGNILVQLEHEKTPGTVGNFVALAEGNLENSVKAQGTPYYNGLKFHRVIPDFMIQGGCPLGTGTGNPGYKFDDEFHPDLKHDAPGKLAMANSGPATNGSQFYITHVPTPWLDGKHTVFGNVVEGQEVVDAIAQGDALTAVEIIRVGADAEAFNAVEAFRTFEGEREKREAEAKAKQKELLDKVAAGYDETESGLRYQILQKGTGKKATKGAGVSVHYKGQLLDGTVFDSSYKRKQPIDFNVGVGQVIAGWDEGIQLLQVGDKARFVIPSHLAYGSAGAGGVIPPDATLIFDVELMDVK; this is translated from the coding sequence ATGAACAACGGAATATACGCAAAATTTACCACTGCAAAAGGTAATATTTTAGTACAATTAGAACACGAAAAAACTCCTGGAACAGTGGGTAACTTTGTTGCATTGGCAGAAGGAAATTTAGAAAACTCTGTAAAAGCCCAAGGAACCCCATATTACAACGGATTAAAGTTTCATAGAGTCATTCCAGATTTTATGATTCAAGGTGGTTGCCCATTAGGAACAGGAACCGGAAACCCAGGTTATAAGTTCGATGATGAATTTCATCCAGATTTAAAACACGACGCTCCTGGAAAATTAGCCATGGCAAATTCTGGTCCAGCCACAAATGGTTCTCAATTTTACATCACTCACGTTCCTACTCCATGGTTAGATGGTAAACACACTGTTTTTGGCAATGTTGTAGAAGGCCAAGAAGTTGTAGATGCGATCGCGCAAGGAGATGCATTAACTGCGGTAGAAATTATTAGAGTAGGTGCAGATGCAGAAGCTTTTAATGCGGTAGAAGCTTTTAGGACTTTTGAAGGTGAAAGAGAAAAAAGAGAAGCAGAAGCAAAAGCAAAACAAAAAGAATTATTAGACAAAGTTGCTGCTGGTTACGACGAAACAGAAAGCGGACTTCGTTACCAAATTTTACAAAAAGGAACAGGAAAAAAAGCAACTAAAGGTGCAGGAGTTTCTGTACATTACAAAGGGCAATTATTAGACGGAACCGTTTTTGATTCTTCTTACAAGAGAAAACAACCAATCGATTTTAATGTAGGTGTAGGGCAAGTAATTGCTGGTTGGGATGAAGGAATTCAACTATTACAAGTGGGCGATAAAGCACGTTTTGTAATTCCATCTCACTTAGCTTACGGTTCTGCAGGAGCTGGAGGCGTAATTCCACCAGACGCAACACTTATTTTTGATGTGGAATTAATGGACGTAAAGTAA
- a CDS encoding TIGR02757 family protein, which translates to MKKLELKAFLDEKVILYNNPKFIESDPIQIPHRFSLKEDVEIAGFLTAIISWGNRTMIIKNASKMMELLDNSPYDFITNHQEKDLENLTGFVHRTFNHIDFQQFVKSLKHIYQNYNGLEEVLSIKDHSTTYQTAIHQFKQYFFEVKHQQRTQKHISDPLKNSAAKRINMFLRWMVRNDKAGVDFGIWKSHNAAHLSCPLDVHSGNVARKLKLLPRKQNDWKAVAELDKNLRKLDSNDPVKYDFALFGLGVFEKF; encoded by the coding sequence ATGAAAAAATTGGAATTAAAGGCATTCTTAGACGAAAAAGTAATTCTGTACAACAATCCTAAATTTATTGAGTCTGACCCGATTCAAATTCCACATCGTTTTTCCTTAAAAGAAGATGTTGAAATTGCTGGTTTTTTAACCGCAATAATTTCTTGGGGAAACAGAACCATGATTATTAAAAATGCTTCTAAAATGATGGAATTATTAGACAATTCGCCTTACGATTTTATTACCAACCATCAAGAAAAAGATTTAGAAAATTTAACTGGTTTTGTACACAGAACTTTTAATCATATCGATTTTCAGCAATTTGTAAAATCATTAAAACATATTTACCAAAATTACAATGGTTTAGAAGAAGTACTTTCTATAAAAGATCATTCGACTACTTACCAAACTGCAATTCATCAATTTAAACAATATTTTTTCGAGGTAAAACACCAACAAAGAACTCAAAAACATATTTCAGATCCTTTAAAAAATTCTGCAGCAAAACGCATTAACATGTTTTTACGTTGGATGGTAAGAAATGATAAAGCTGGTGTCGATTTCGGAATTTGGAAATCACACAATGCTGCCCATTTATCATGTCCTTTAGATGTGCATTCTGGAAATGTTGCACGAAAATTAAAATTACTTCCAAGAAAACAAAACGACTGGAAAGCCGTTGCAGAACTCGATAAAAACCTGCGAAAATTAGATTCAAACGACCCTGTAAAATACGATTTTGCACTTTTTGGTTTGGGGGTTTTCGAAAAGTTTTAG